The genomic interval ACCTTCATTCCGGCGACGTCCCAGCAGCCTCCTCACGAGGAGATTACGTTCGTCTTCCACACCATCAGCTGGAAGTACACCAACGGTGGCGCGGAGCACGAGGACCAGTGGAGCGCCAACCGGTAATGCGGCGGGCCAGCTCGTGCTCCCGCCCATCGAGGGGAGCGCGAGCAAGCCATCGAGGAGGGGTTGCAGGTGACGGGACGAGGTCTGCTGTCTCGAATCGATGCGGGGAAGGGCTCGAGCGAGCGTGACGTGGACATGACCGAGTCCATCGTCGAGCACCTGCGCGTGCTGCTCAACACGCGCAAGGGCGGGTCCGCCACGGTGCCGGGGTTTGGCATCGTGGACTTCACGGACTTCGTCCACACCTTTCCCTCGGCCATCCAGACGCTCCAGTCCGCGATACGCACGACGGTGCTCGAGTACGAGCCCCGCATCTGCAACATCAGCGTGCGCCACATCCCCGAGGCGGACCCGCTGGTGCTGCGCTTTGAAATCACCGCTCAGCCCGCGGGCAAGGGCGTGAGGGGAATGCTTCGCTTCCGGACGCAGATGTCGCCGGGAGGCAAAATCGAGGTCTGGTGAGCGTTGCCGGTATGGCGGGGTGAGCCGCGGTGTTCAGCAAGTACTACCAGAGCGAGTTGACGTATCTCCGGGAGATGGGCCGCGCGTTCGGCACCGTCAACCCCGCGCTCGCCGGGCTCCTGGTGGAGCGCGGTGGCGACCCCGACGTGGAGCGGTTGTTGGAGGGCTTCGCCTTCCTCACCGCGCGTGTCCGCGAGCGCATTGACGACTCCGTGCCGGAGGTGGTGCACGGCCTGACGGAGCTGCTCCTCCCGCACTACCTCCGGGTGATTCCGGCCTGCTCGGTGGTGGAGTTCACGCCGCACGCGCGCCTGTTGCGCGGCCGCTCGCGCATCGCCGAGGGCGCGGAGGTGGGCACCAAGGCGGTGGACGGCACCGTGTGCACGTTCCGCACGACGCGCGCGGTGGACCTGTTGCCGCTGACGTTGACGGAGACGACGCTGGACCAGTCGTCGCCAGCGGCGCCGGTGTTGCGTGTGCAGCTCCAGGTGGTGGAGCAGGCGCGCGCCGAAGTCTTCCAGGAGGAGGGCCTGTCGCTGTTCCTCAGCGCGGAGCTGCCGGTGGCCTCCATGCTGCTGGTGTGGCTCCTGCGCCATTGCAAGGGCGTGGTGCTGCGCAACCCCGTGGACGGCGAGAGCGTGCGGCTGGGGCCAGACTGCATCCGTGCCTCGGGCTTCGCGCCGGACAACCGGCTGTTGCCGTGGCCCTCGCTGGCCCCGGAGGGCTACCGGCTGTTGCAGGAGTACTTCACGCTGCCGCAGAAGTTCCTCTTCGTCGACGTGAAGGGGCTTCAGGTGGCCGCGGAGCTCACCGGCCAGAAGCTGGAGATGCTCTTCGAGTTCGACCGCCCGCCCGCGCTGCCGGGACGCCTCCCCAAGGACGTCTTCCGGCTGCACTGCGCGCCGGTGGTGAACCTCTTCAGTGCCTCGGCGGACCCCGTGCGCACGGGCGCGTTGGGTCATGAGCATCTGGTGCGCGCCGCGGGCCTGGAGCCGGCGCACATGGAGGTGTACTCGGTGGACTCGGTCACCGGGCTCCAGACGGGCAGGACGGAGCGGCAGCAGTACAAGCCCTTCTTCGACTTCGCTCACGCCGCGGCGGACGCGGGCCGCTTCTACCGGCTGCGCCGGGCGGCATCGCCGCTCGATGACGGGATGGATGTCTCGTTGTCGTTGGGCAGCCCTCGCGACGCCACGCCTTCGCTGGCGGACGAGACGCTCTCCATCGACCTCACGTGCACCAATCGCTCCTTGCCAGCGCGTCTGCAGGTGGGGGACTTGAGTGTTCCGACCGCCGCGTCGCCCACCACCGCGCGCTTCCGGAACATCGTCGCGGTGACGCGTCCGGCACGTCCGCCCGTGGGCTCCGAACTGCACTGGCGGCTCCTGTCGCATCTGAGCCTCAACCAGCGCTCGATGTTGGTGCCGGGAGCCCTGCAATCGCTGCTGGCGCTCTACAACTTCCAATCCACCGCGGACCAGTCCACGGCTCGCGCCAACCAGCTCCGGGTGGAGGCGCTGAGGGGCGTGCAGGCTCAGCCCATCACGCGCTTCTTCCAGGGGGCGCCCGTGCGTGGTGTGCAGGTGACGGTGGACATGGAGGAGGCGGGCTTCACGGGGACGGGGGATGCGTTCCTCTTCGGCTGCGTCCTGGACGAGCTGTTCGCCTCGCACGTGAGCCTCAACTCCTTCAGCGAGTTCGTGTTGCGCCTTCAACCCTCTCGACTGGAGTACCGGTGGTCCCCGCGGAACGGCCGACAGACGATCTGCTGAAGGCCGTCGAATCGCTGAGCGCCCGGCCGGGGCAGTTGGCGTTCAGGCCGTTGGTGGCGCTGCTCGAGCGGTTGACGTCCACGGCGGTGCCCGTGGGTGGGACGGGGCCCGCCCTGGACGAGCGCATCCGCTTCCGGCACGACCCGGCGCTCACCTTCAGCGCGGGCGACGTGAGCCGTGTGCGTGTCGTCTCCCAGCCCGACGCGAACGGCGGGACGGCGCAAGTCGTGGAGGTGGTCGCGACGTTCCTGGGGTTGACCGGGGCGGTGTCCCCTTTGCCGGACTACATCCTGGAGGAGATTGCGCAGGAGGACCCGGACAACGCGCGCCGGCGCGACTTCCTGGACCTCTTCCATCACCGTCTGCTCTCGCTGTTGTACCGGGCGCTGGTTCGCTACTCGCTGGAGGCGGAGTCCACGCGCGGCGGCGGTGACACCTGGTCTCAGCGGGCACTGTCGCTGGGCGGGCTGGACACGTATGAGCGGCCCTATTCGGGCTCGCTGTCTCCCGCGCAGCTCTTGCGGCTGACGCCGCTGTTGGCCTCGAGGGCGCGGACGGCCGGGGTGTTGGAGCTGGCCCTGACGGACGTGTTGTCCCCGGTGCTGGGAGAGGCGACGGTGTCGCTGCGGCAGTTCTCCGGGGCCTGGGTCGACATCGAGCCGGACAACCGGATGCGGCTGGGCCGCTCGAACTCGAACCTGGGCCGCTCGATGCTCTTGGGGAGCCGGGTGTTTGATCGCTCGGGTGGGTTCGACATCGTCATCTCCCCGTTGGAGGGAGATGCCTACCGGCGCCTGCTTCCCGAAGGGGACCTGTCGCCGGTGGTGCGCGAGGTGGTGGACCTCTTCGTGAGAGACCCCCTCGACTGTTCGCTGGTGTTGGGCGTGCGCGAGGCGGAGCTGCCGAGGTTCCGGCTGTCGCGCGAAGGGGCCTTCCGGCTCGGGCAGGACTGCTATCTGGGGCAGCGCAGGAGCGACACCCGCCTGCGTCTGCGCACCGTGCCGCTCCCGTCGGCGCCGAACCGGGCCGAGTCTGTTTCTCCGCCATGACGCCGCGTCAGCAGTGGTGTCCCCACCTTCGTTCATCCGAAGTCCAGGAGTGAAGACATGCGCGTTGAACCCAAGACCCTTGTTCGGCGCCTGACGCCCACGGCCACTCGGATGTTGGAGACCGCGGTGTCTCGGGCGAGCAGCGCTCGGTGCTACGAAATCGTTCCCGAGCACCTGTTGCGGCAGCTCCTGGAGGACGAGGACGGCGAGGCATCGCTCCTCTTGCGGCACTTCCAGGTGGACCGCTCGAAGGTGCTCGCGTCGGTCGAGGACGGGCTCAAGTCGCTGCGCACGGGCAACTCGGGGCGGCCCGTATTCTCCGAGAGCCTGTTCCAGTGGTTCGAGGACTCGTGGCTGGTGGCGTCGCTGGAGCATGGGGTGAGCCGGCTGCGCTCGGGCGTGTTGATGTGGCAGTGGATTGCCCGCTCGGAGCGCTACACGGCCGAGTCGTATCCGTCGCTCGACGCCATCTCGGTGGAGACGCTCAAGAAGGTCTTCGAGGAGGTGGTGGGCCGCTCGAAGGAGGCCGCGGAGGTGAGCAGCGCGACGGTGGCGGCGCCGTCCGCGGGAGGAGGGCGAGGAGAGGAGGCGCTCGCGCGCTTCACCACGTCCTTCACCGAGAAGGCGCGCTCGGGGAAGATCGACCCCATCTTCGGGCGCGACCGGGAGATTCGTCAGGTCATCGACGTGCTGGCGCGGCGCCGCAAGAACAACCCCATCATCGTGGGTGAGCCGGGCGTGGGCAAGACGGCGCTCGTGGAGGGGTTGGCGCGAGCCATCGTCGCGGGGGATGTGCCCGAGTCCATGCGCAACCTGGAGGTGCTGGGGTTGGACCTGGGAGCGCTGCAGGCGGGCGCGGGCGTGCGAGGCGAGTTCGAGAACCGGCTCAAGGCGGTCATCGCCGAGGTGAAGGGTTCACCCAAGCCCATCATCCTGTTCATCGACGAGGCGCACACCCTCATCGGCGCGGGAGGCGCGCAGGGCGGTGGTGACGCGGCGAACCTGCTCAAGCCGGAGCTGGCGCGAGGCGAGCTGAGGACCATCGCCGCCACCACGTGGGCCGAATACAAGAAGTACTTCGAGAAGGACGCGGCGTTGGAGCGGCGCTTCCAGCCCATCAAGGTGGACGAGCCGACGGAGGAGGACGCGGTGCTGATGCTGCGCGGGTTGTGCCCCGCATATGCGCAGTCACACGGCGTCACCATCCGCGACGAAGCGGTGGTCGCCGCGGTGTCGCTGTCGCATCGCTACATCTCCGGGCGGCAGCTGCCGGACAAGGCGGTGGATCTGCTGGATACGGCGGCGGCCAGGGTGAAGATTGAGCAGAGCGCGCGGCCGGACGAGCTGGTGGAAGTGGAGTCGCGTCTGGCGGCCCTGGAGCGGGAGCTGGCGGTGCGTGAACGAGAGCGCGCCGCGGGGCACGTGGCTCCACCCGAGGACGAGGGACCGACGTTGGAGGAGCGGCTCGCGGCCACGCGTGATTCGGTCGCGACGTTGAGGACTCGCTGGGAGCAGGAGCTGTCCGCGGTGGAGGCCGTGCGCCGGGCTCGCGCGGCGCTGGATGCGGCGAAGGATGGCGAGGACACCGAGAAGCTGAAGGCCGACGTCGCGCACGCGCGCGCGGAGCTGGAGAAGCTCCAGGGCGAGTCTCCGCTTATCCATGTGGAGGTGGACCCGGACGTGGTGGCGCGAGTGGTCGCGGGGTGGACGGGGGTGCCCGTGGGCAAGCTGCGCAGCAGCTCCGTGGGGGCGGTGCTCACGCTGGAGCAGACGTTGCGCTCGCGCGTGAAGGGACAGGACGCGGCGCTGCGCGCGGTGGCGGAGACCATCCGCATGTCGCATGCGGGCATCCGCAATCCGTCGACGCCCATTGGCGTGTTGCTCTTCGTGGGGCCCAGCGGCGTGGGCAAGACGGAGACGGCGTTGGCGCTCGCGGACACGCTCTACGGGGGAGACCGTTTCCTCACGACCATCAACATGTCGGAGTTCCAGGAGAAGCACACCGTCTCGCGGCTCATCGGCTCGCCGCCGGGGTACGTGGGGTACGGCGAGGGCGGTGTGTTGACGGAGGCGGTGCGGCAGCGCCCGTACTCGGTGGTGTTGCTGGACGAGTGCGAGAAGGCGGACCTGGAGGTGATGAACCTCTTCTACCAGGTGTTCGACAAGGGCATGTTGTCGGACGGGGAGGGGCGCCTCATCGACTTCCGCAACACGGTGGTCATCCTCACGAGCAACCTGGCCACGGATGCGTTGATGCAGCTGTACTCGGGGCCGGAAGCGCCGAAGACGGAGACGGTGAGCGAGACGATTCGCCCCATCCTCAGCAGACACTTCAAGCCCGCGCTGCTGGCGCGCATGTCGGTGGTGCCGTTCATCCCGATTGCGCGCGACGTGTTGAAGGACATCGCGGCGATGAAGCTGGCCTCGCTGGCGGACCGGCTCCATGCCTCGCACCGGGTCAAGACGGAGTTCGCTCCGGAGGTCACCGAGGAGTTCGCGCGGCGGTGCCTGGACAACGACTCGGGGGCGCGCAACGTCGACCACCTGCTGCGCTCCTCGTTGATGCCGCGCCTGTCCATGGAGTTGCTGGAGCGCCTGGCGGCGGGAGGGGTGCCGGGGCGCCTGCGCGTGGGATTGGGTGCGACGGGGGACTGGGACCTGTCATTCTCTGACGCCTAGGCGGTGGTGTCGCGGACCGTCCGGAGGGATGATTCGCCCGCCGGACGCGCCGGACTCTCAAGAGGTACGCCGTGGGCAGCCCCCACGTTTCGGGATAGGAGTGAGCCGTGTTGCCCCTCGTCATCCGAATCAAGGGCCTGGATGCGCAGGCGTCGAGTGAGAAACAGTATGTCTTCCAGCACTCGCCTGTCCGAATCGGCCGCAACCAGCTCAACGACGTCTCCATCCCCAAGACGTTCGTCTCGCTTTTCCATGCCGTCGTCCGCTTCGACCAGAAGGCCATCTATGTGGTGGACCTGGGCTCGACGAATGGCGTGAGCATCGACGGCCGACGTATCGACAAGAACATTCAAGTGCGGGTGGACGAGGAGACTCGAATCTCCATTGGCACGATTGAGATGCGTTTGTCGCGCGAGGCCGTGGCGGGGGATGGGCAGTCGCGCATGACGCAGTTCCGGGCGCTGTCGACGCTCATGGACCCGGCGGACGGGACGCCGTCGAGCTTCAAGCCGACGCCGGTGCAGGGGCGTGCGCAGGTGGTGGCCACGGCGCTGTTGCCCGCGCTGGGGTCCATCCCGTCGCCGACCGACGATGAAGACGACGCCATCGGGACTACGCAGACGAACCTCCTGCCCGCGCTCGACGAGGGGCTGTTGGGAGGGGAGGACGACGGGCAGCGGACGCAGATCTCCAGCATCCCGCTCGTGGAGGAGCCGGTGGCGCGGCCCGCCCAGCCGTCCATCATCCAGCGGCGCAGCCGGACGCCGGAGAGTGTGCGGGTGGTTCCGCCGGGCACGGGTGGCGTGCAGGGCTCCATCCAGCAGTTGGTGCCGCTGTACACGGCGTATCGCAATGCGTGGCAGGCGCTCCACGGGGCGATGGTGCGGCAAGGCGAGGCGCAACCCGAGGCGGACAGGGCATCGCTCGTGGGACAGATTCAGCGGCGCTTGCCTGGGGTGGTGCACGAGCCCCAGTTCGGAGAGTTCGCGCGCTTGTTGGGGGTGGCGGTTCCCCAGCCTTCCTCAGGGGGGACGTCCTCGGGGGGCTCGATGTCGGCGGTTCAGGGCGCCGCGTCCCGGATGGATGTGATGTCGAGGGAGTTGCTGGGGCGGTTCGTGCGGTCCTATCTGCCGGGGAGCAAGGGGCTCGAGTCGGGGGCGGACATCGACCGGTTCCTGGAGCGGCTGGCGGGGGTGTTGGAGACGTTTGGCCAGGCCTTCGTGGAGTTGCGGCAGGGGCATGACCAGTTCGGCCAGGAGATGGCCGTGACGATGGTCCGGGATGTGACGCCGCTGTCGAAGAGCAAGAACTCGCGCGAGGTGTTGCGCTACCTGCTGGACTGGAAGACGGGGGACGGTGGCGAGCGGGTCAAGGAGCTGATGGGCGGGTTCGTGGATGTGATGATCCACCAGATTGCGTTACTCAACGGCATGCGCGATGGCGTGCGGGCGCTGCTCGAGCGGCTGAGTCAGGGAGGGGAGCCGGAGGAGCGCTCGTTCCTGTCGCGGCTGTGGCCGTTCGGGGCCTCGAGGAAGTTGAAGTGGCTCGAGGAGGAGATGCGGAGGCTCAGCGAGGAGGAGCGTGAGCTGACGAAGGCCTTGTTTGGACAGGAGTTCGCGAAGGCCTACCACGCCATCGTGGGGGACGCGGCGAACAAGAACAGCTGAGAGGACGTTGTCGGTGTCCAAGCGCTGGGGTTGGGATCCATGAGGCACATGAAGAGCTCGAGGTGGGTGGAGCGGTTGGGATTGGGGCTGTTGGTGGTCCTGGGTTGGACCGGGTGCAAGCGGGCGGCGCCCGTGCGCGCGGCACCAAGTGTCCAGGCGCTGTGTTTCGCGGAGCGGCCCACGGGGGTTCATGCGCTGTCGCCGGAGCAGTGGCGGGCGGAGCTGCTCATCCCGATGTTGTTGAGTGGGTATGACGCGAGGTCGGGGCATCTGGCGACGCCGCAGACGGACTGCATGGGGACGCCGGTGCTCTGGCAGGACCCGGGGCCGGGCGAGTGCGCCGAGGTGGGGTCGTCATCGACGGCGTTGCCCGTGGCGCCGGTGACGGCGGCGGACATGGTGATGAGTGAGGTGCGTCCGGACGCGAGGTTGGTGTGGGTGGTGACGCGCCGGTTCTCGGATGGGGATGGGATGGGGCCGGTGGCGTTGGTGGAGTCGACGCCGCGAGGGATGGCGGTGAAGGCGTTGGGGGTGCTGCGTTCGCGGACGCTGAGGGCGACGTTGCGCCTGGAGCGG from Myxococcus stipitatus carries:
- the tssG gene encoding type VI secretion system baseplate subunit TssG translates to MVPAERPTDDLLKAVESLSARPGQLAFRPLVALLERLTSTAVPVGGTGPALDERIRFRHDPALTFSAGDVSRVRVVSQPDANGGTAQVVEVVATFLGLTGAVSPLPDYILEEIAQEDPDNARRRDFLDLFHHRLLSLLYRALVRYSLEAESTRGGGDTWSQRALSLGGLDTYERPYSGSLSPAQLLRLTPLLASRARTAGVLELALTDVLSPVLGEATVSLRQFSGAWVDIEPDNRMRLGRSNSNLGRSMLLGSRVFDRSGGFDIVISPLEGDAYRRLLPEGDLSPVVREVVDLFVRDPLDCSLVLGVREAELPRFRLSREGAFRLGQDCYLGQRRSDTRLRLRTVPLPSAPNRAESVSPP
- the tssH gene encoding type VI secretion system ATPase TssH; the protein is MRVEPKTLVRRLTPTATRMLETAVSRASSARCYEIVPEHLLRQLLEDEDGEASLLLRHFQVDRSKVLASVEDGLKSLRTGNSGRPVFSESLFQWFEDSWLVASLEHGVSRLRSGVLMWQWIARSERYTAESYPSLDAISVETLKKVFEEVVGRSKEAAEVSSATVAAPSAGGGRGEEALARFTTSFTEKARSGKIDPIFGRDREIRQVIDVLARRRKNNPIIVGEPGVGKTALVEGLARAIVAGDVPESMRNLEVLGLDLGALQAGAGVRGEFENRLKAVIAEVKGSPKPIILFIDEAHTLIGAGGAQGGGDAANLLKPELARGELRTIAATTWAEYKKYFEKDAALERRFQPIKVDEPTEEDAVLMLRGLCPAYAQSHGVTIRDEAVVAAVSLSHRYISGRQLPDKAVDLLDTAAARVKIEQSARPDELVEVESRLAALERELAVRERERAAGHVAPPEDEGPTLEERLAATRDSVATLRTRWEQELSAVEAVRRARAALDAAKDGEDTEKLKADVAHARAELEKLQGESPLIHVEVDPDVVARVVAGWTGVPVGKLRSSSVGAVLTLEQTLRSRVKGQDAALRAVAETIRMSHAGIRNPSTPIGVLLFVGPSGVGKTETALALADTLYGGDRFLTTINMSEFQEKHTVSRLIGSPPGYVGYGEGGVLTEAVRQRPYSVVLLDECEKADLEVMNLFYQVFDKGMLSDGEGRLIDFRNTVVILTSNLATDALMQLYSGPEAPKTETVSETIRPILSRHFKPALLARMSVVPFIPIARDVLKDIAAMKLASLADRLHASHRVKTEFAPEVTEEFARRCLDNDSGARNVDHLLRSSLMPRLSMELLERLAAGGVPGRLRVGLGATGDWDLSFSDA
- the tssE gene encoding type VI secretion system baseplate subunit TssE, giving the protein MTGRGLLSRIDAGKGSSERDVDMTESIVEHLRVLLNTRKGGSATVPGFGIVDFTDFVHTFPSAIQTLQSAIRTTVLEYEPRICNISVRHIPEADPLVLRFEITAQPAGKGVRGMLRFRTQMSPGGKIEVW
- the tssF gene encoding type VI secretion system baseplate subunit TssF; translation: MFSKYYQSELTYLREMGRAFGTVNPALAGLLVERGGDPDVERLLEGFAFLTARVRERIDDSVPEVVHGLTELLLPHYLRVIPACSVVEFTPHARLLRGRSRIAEGAEVGTKAVDGTVCTFRTTRAVDLLPLTLTETTLDQSSPAAPVLRVQLQVVEQARAEVFQEEGLSLFLSAELPVASMLLVWLLRHCKGVVLRNPVDGESVRLGPDCIRASGFAPDNRLLPWPSLAPEGYRLLQEYFTLPQKFLFVDVKGLQVAAELTGQKLEMLFEFDRPPALPGRLPKDVFRLHCAPVVNLFSASADPVRTGALGHEHLVRAAGLEPAHMEVYSVDSVTGLQTGRTERQQYKPFFDFAHAAADAGRFYRLRRAASPLDDGMDVSLSLGSPRDATPSLADETLSIDLTCTNRSLPARLQVGDLSVPTAASPTTARFRNIVAVTRPARPPVGSELHWRLLSHLSLNQRSMLVPGALQSLLALYNFQSTADQSTARANQLRVEALRGVQAQPITRFFQGAPVRGVQVTVDMEEAGFTGTGDAFLFGCVLDELFASHVSLNSFSEFVLRLQPSRLEYRWSPRNGRQTIC
- a CDS encoding FHA domain-containing protein is translated as MLPLVIRIKGLDAQASSEKQYVFQHSPVRIGRNQLNDVSIPKTFVSLFHAVVRFDQKAIYVVDLGSTNGVSIDGRRIDKNIQVRVDEETRISIGTIEMRLSREAVAGDGQSRMTQFRALSTLMDPADGTPSSFKPTPVQGRAQVVATALLPALGSIPSPTDDEDDAIGTTQTNLLPALDEGLLGGEDDGQRTQISSIPLVEEPVARPAQPSIIQRRSRTPESVRVVPPGTGGVQGSIQQLVPLYTAYRNAWQALHGAMVRQGEAQPEADRASLVGQIQRRLPGVVHEPQFGEFARLLGVAVPQPSSGGTSSGGSMSAVQGAASRMDVMSRELLGRFVRSYLPGSKGLESGADIDRFLERLAGVLETFGQAFVELRQGHDQFGQEMAVTMVRDVTPLSKSKNSREVLRYLLDWKTGDGGERVKELMGGFVDVMIHQIALLNGMRDGVRALLERLSQGGEPEERSFLSRLWPFGASRKLKWLEEEMRRLSEEERELTKALFGQEFAKAYHAIVGDAANKNS